The following proteins are encoded in a genomic region of Sulfurovum indicum:
- a CDS encoding LOG family protein, whose protein sequence is MAIEEVKKHYTITEEDKAFFYSDAARGIRLQVDYLKAETKMKAEGIEHTIVVFGSARILSTEEAQKYLDLVDKEDTEAYAKAIKKLEQSRYYEEAREFGKLVAQSGKGPQDCTVTLMTGGGPGIMEAANRGAYEVGGKSIGLNITLPYEQDPNSYITPELSFSFYYFGIRKLHFMQRAKALVIFPGGFGTLDELFDILTLIQTNKSPYIPIVLISKQYWNSMINFDFMVEESVISAEDAALLSYAESAKEAWEHILAWYEKRGEPLFP, encoded by the coding sequence ATGGCGATTGAAGAGGTTAAGAAACATTATACGATCACAGAAGAGGATAAGGCTTTTTTCTATTCTGATGCAGCCCGGGGTATCAGACTGCAGGTTGATTACCTTAAGGCCGAAACAAAAATGAAAGCTGAGGGGATCGAACACACTATCGTCGTCTTCGGCAGTGCCAGAATTCTCTCTACTGAAGAAGCCCAAAAATATCTGGACTTAGTAGATAAAGAGGATACTGAAGCCTATGCCAAAGCGATCAAAAAGCTTGAACAAAGCAGATACTATGAAGAAGCCCGGGAATTTGGAAAGTTGGTCGCACAGAGTGGGAAAGGGCCTCAAGACTGTACAGTAACGCTGATGACCGGTGGAGGACCCGGTATCATGGAAGCTGCCAACAGAGGTGCCTATGAGGTAGGAGGCAAATCCATCGGACTGAATATCACCCTGCCCTATGAACAGGACCCCAACTCCTATATTACACCGGAACTCTCTTTCTCTTTTTACTATTTTGGTATCAGAAAACTGCATTTCATGCAAAGAGCCAAAGCACTTGTGATCTTCCCCGGAGGGTTTGGTACACTCGATGAACTTTTTGATATACTTACCCTGATACAGACAAATAAAAGTCCCTATATACCTATTGTACTTATTTCAAAACAGTATTGGAACAGTATGATAAACTTTGATTTTATGGTGGAAGAAAGTGTGATCTCGGCAGAAGATGCAGCACTTCTATCTTATGCAGAAAGTGCAAAAGAAGCCTGGGAACACATACTTGCTTGGTATGAGAAAAGAGGAGAGCCCCTTTTCCCCTGA
- a CDS encoding 6-phosphofructokinase has product MQKIAILCSGGDVSGMNAALKRFVEYTQAKGFMPYFIYDGFEGLIDNKIVRAKYSDVAGIITRGGTVIRSSRSERFMEKSYRLRAIDNLHSHDISSVIVLGGDGSFKGMQKLIQESNICFSGIPATIDNDIAGTEYCLGVDTALNIIKNAIDAVRDTASSFSRAFVIETMGRECGYLALVSALTGGVEMCLIPEIPYNLDNYKKRFMKEMKEGRSYFIAVVSEALKKSDMILEWFEKEIGMESRKVVLGHTQRGGNPTVNDRLMAYRFVTSAIDGLIAGERSSVVCYNDGGFSHKDIGEIAFEKYTICTDLLKLGMEYEK; this is encoded by the coding sequence ATGCAAAAAATAGCCATTCTCTGTTCCGGCGGTGACGTCTCCGGTATGAATGCTGCATTGAAGCGTTTTGTCGAATACACGCAGGCAAAAGGGTTTATGCCATACTTTATCTATGATGGGTTCGAAGGGCTTATAGATAATAAAATAGTCCGGGCCAAATACAGTGATGTTGCAGGAATCATTACCCGAGGAGGCACAGTGATACGTTCATCCCGTTCTGAACGTTTTATGGAAAAGTCATACAGACTGAGGGCCATTGACAACCTCCACTCCCATGATATTTCTTCCGTCATAGTACTGGGAGGGGACGGCTCTTTCAAAGGTATGCAGAAACTGATACAGGAGAGTAATATCTGTTTCAGCGGCATACCGGCTACTATTGATAATGATATTGCCGGGACCGAATATTGTCTGGGGGTTGATACAGCACTTAATATTATCAAAAATGCTATCGATGCTGTACGTGATACAGCATCTTCTTTCAGTAGAGCATTTGTGATAGAGACAATGGGCAGAGAGTGTGGTTATTTAGCCCTTGTATCAGCACTGACAGGTGGAGTGGAAATGTGTCTTATCCCAGAGATCCCCTATAATCTGGATAACTATAAAAAACGCTTCATGAAAGAGATGAAGGAGGGTAGAAGCTATTTTATCGCAGTAGTTTCCGAAGCATTGAAGAAGAGTGACATGATTCTGGAATGGTTTGAAAAAGAGATAGGTATGGAGTCAAGAAAAGTTGTTCTGGGGCACACTCAGCGTGGAGGAAATCCGACTGTAAATGACAGACTTATGGCTTACCGTTTTGTTACCAGTGCTATTGACGGATTGATCGCAGGAGAAAGAAGTTCTGTTGTCTGTTACAATGATGGAGGGTTCTCCCACAAAGATATTGGAGAGATTGCCTTTGAAAAGTATACAATCTGTACTGATCTTCTTAAACTGGGGATGGAGTATGAAAAGTAA
- the amrS gene encoding AmmeMemoRadiSam system radical SAM enzyme: MSVTAWLSIKLKSGKVLCQACSQACTLEEGEYGICGVRKVEDGELKLLVYGLAAAVNIDPVEKKPMFHFMPGSTAFSIGTVGCNFSCQFCQNFYISQYPKEHNQKILGSELLPDKIVELALENKCRSIAYTYNEPIVFFEYTYDTAKLAHEKGLKNIYVTSGFETHRAIDLLAPYIDGMNIDIKGFTEEFYEEICGARLKPVLECVKYAHEKGIWIEITTLLIPGKNDSEEEVRNIAKFIAKLDPAIPWHLSGFYPMYKMLDIPPTPGQTLRRAYDIGIEEGLKYVYVGNIEDEAHESTYCPKCNTMVINRRGHIGQYVINKLDERGTCSHCGYVLEGIWR, translated from the coding sequence ATGTCAGTAACAGCATGGTTAAGTATAAAGCTTAAAAGCGGTAAGGTCCTATGTCAGGCATGTTCCCAGGCCTGCACACTTGAAGAGGGCGAATATGGGATATGCGGGGTACGAAAAGTCGAAGATGGAGAACTTAAACTGCTTGTCTATGGACTTGCTGCCGCAGTTAACATCGACCCGGTAGAGAAAAAGCCGATGTTCCATTTTATGCCGGGAAGCACTGCCTTTTCTATAGGCACCGTAGGTTGCAACTTCTCTTGTCAATTTTGCCAGAATTTTTACATCTCCCAATATCCGAAAGAACACAACCAGAAAATACTCGGCAGTGAACTACTGCCGGACAAGATCGTAGAACTTGCTTTGGAGAACAAATGCCGATCAATCGCCTATACATACAATGAGCCGATCGTCTTTTTTGAATATACCTATGATACGGCAAAGCTTGCACATGAAAAAGGACTGAAGAACATCTACGTTACCAGCGGATTTGAAACACACAGAGCCATAGATCTGCTTGCACCCTATATTGACGGCATGAACATAGATATCAAAGGTTTTACAGAGGAGTTCTATGAAGAGATCTGCGGTGCCAGACTCAAACCGGTACTGGAGTGTGTCAAGTATGCACATGAGAAAGGGATATGGATCGAGATAACAACACTGCTGATCCCGGGCAAGAATGACTCAGAGGAAGAGGTCCGGAATATCGCAAAGTTCATTGCGAAACTTGATCCGGCAATCCCTTGGCATCTCTCCGGATTCTACCCTATGTATAAAATGCTGGATATCCCTCCCACTCCCGGCCAGACCCTTCGAAGAGCATATGATATAGGCATAGAAGAAGGACTGAAATATGTCTATGTAGGCAATATAGAGGATGAAGCGCATGAATCAACCTACTGTCCAAAATGCAATACGATGGTCATAAACAGAAGAGGGCATATCGGACAGTATGTCATTAATAAACTGGATGAGAGAGGAACCTGTTCCCATTGCGGCTATGTTCTTGAAGGAATATGGCGTTAA
- the metK gene encoding methionine adenosyltransferase has protein sequence MYLFASESVSAGHPDKCADIIADSIVDRLLQLDPDARVATEVFISGKHIFIGGEVKTIASVDTGFYKKTAIEALKKIGYPERGFQRGETLFPEETEIGVYVSKQSPDITMGVVKEGNEIGAGDQGIMFGYATSERDDYMPTAFSYARQIRDVLYQYALEHPETFGVDIKTEVVMDYGSKENFDNCHPERIAKIIVAIPHSSSTQPQEVHLLVKKIIAEEVEFKRGHFDESSVVFYINNTGRFVMHSPIADSGLTGRKTVCDTYGGYAPVGGGSQSSKDYSKVDRSALYAARWLAKHIVASGLARKALVQLSYVIAEPRPISVTVDTLHTALTQIKDEDLSQMIAEKFPLTPRWITDKFTLDKPGENSFLYAEVAAKGQIGYAHYPWEKLDEDKWFKDLIHGEE, from the coding sequence ATGTATCTTTTTGCTTCCGAATCCGTATCTGCAGGACACCCGGATAAATGTGCCGATATTATTGCAGATTCTATCGTAGACAGACTCCTGCAGCTTGATCCGGACGCCAGAGTGGCAACTGAAGTATTTATCAGCGGAAAACATATTTTTATAGGCGGAGAGGTCAAGACCATAGCATCCGTAGATACCGGATTTTATAAGAAGACAGCCATAGAAGCCCTTAAAAAGATAGGATATCCTGAGAGGGGATTTCAAAGAGGAGAAACACTTTTCCCCGAGGAGACAGAGATCGGGGTTTATGTCAGCAAGCAGTCTCCTGATATCACTATGGGTGTTGTCAAGGAGGGTAATGAGATAGGTGCCGGTGATCAGGGGATAATGTTTGGTTATGCAACAAGTGAGCGTGATGACTATATGCCCACAGCTTTTTCCTATGCACGTCAGATCAGGGATGTGCTGTACCAATATGCTTTGGAACATCCCGAGACCTTTGGTGTGGACATAAAAACAGAAGTGGTCATGGACTATGGAAGCAAGGAAAATTTTGATAATTGTCATCCAGAACGTATCGCAAAGATCATTGTAGCGATACCTCACAGCAGTTCCACGCAACCGCAGGAAGTTCATCTTCTGGTGAAAAAGATCATAGCAGAGGAGGTGGAGTTCAAGAGAGGACATTTTGACGAGAGTTCTGTAGTATTCTATATCAACAATACAGGAAGATTCGTCATGCATTCTCCCATAGCTGACTCAGGTCTGACCGGAAGAAAAACAGTGTGCGACACATATGGAGGGTATGCCCCTGTAGGCGGAGGATCACAGAGCTCCAAGGATTACAGCAAGGTTGACCGGTCGGCACTTTATGCTGCCAGATGGCTGGCAAAACATATTGTTGCTTCAGGACTTGCAAGAAAAGCACTGGTACAGCTCTCTTATGTGATCGCTGAACCACGCCCGATCTCTGTTACGGTTGATACACTGCACACTGCTCTTACACAGATCAAAGATGAGGATCTGTCACAAATGATCGCAGAGAAGTTCCCTCTTACACCAAGATGGATCACAGACAAATTCACACTGGACAAGCCGGGAGAGAATAGTTTCCTATATGCAGAAGTCGCGGCGAAAGGACAGATAGGTTATGCACACTACCCCTGGGAAAAACTGGATGAAGATAAGTGGTTCAAAGACCTGATCCATGGTGAAGAGTGA
- a CDS encoding superoxide dismutase — translation MKHVLMELPFDENALEPYISAETIQYHYGRHHKGYLTKLNALIEGSPFEEMSLEEIIKKSGDAIFNNASQVYNHDFYFSGMSMQKSEPSRMLKEWIERDFGSMEIFKKSFLESAAGLFGSGWVWLSVNRENHLIIESRSNADNPILYGHTPLLTCDVWEHAYYIDYRNARADYLEKWWELINWDVVSERFGEYHYIEFPCDDNSGECEFREER, via the coding sequence ATGAAACATGTATTAATGGAGTTGCCGTTTGATGAGAATGCACTTGAGCCTTATATTTCGGCAGAAACCATACAATATCACTATGGCAGACACCATAAGGGATATCTAACCAAACTAAATGCCCTGATCGAGGGAAGCCCGTTTGAAGAGATGTCTCTTGAAGAGATCATTAAGAAGTCTGGGGATGCGATCTTTAACAATGCTTCACAAGTCTATAACCATGATTTCTATTTTAGCGGTATGAGTATGCAGAAGAGTGAACCCTCTCGAATGCTTAAAGAGTGGATAGAGCGTGATTTTGGTTCAATGGAAATATTCAAAAAGAGTTTTCTTGAGAGTGCTGCAGGTCTGTTCGGTTCGGGCTGGGTATGGCTGAGCGTGAACAGGGAGAACCATTTGATCATAGAGTCACGCTCCAATGCCGACAACCCGATACTTTACGGACACACTCCTCTGCTCACCTGTGATGTCTGGGAACATGCCTATTATATAGACTACAGAAATGCCAGAGCAGACTATCTTGAGAAGTGGTGGGAACTTATCAACTGGGATGTTGTTTCTGAAAGGTTTGGCGAGTATCACTACATTGAATTTCCATGTGATGACAACAGTGGAGAATGTGAGTTTCGCGAAGAGAGATAG
- a CDS encoding MBL fold metallo-hydrolase, translating into MATVVSYGAAETVTGSCHLLSIDGGPNILIDCGMFQGKEEERNYGPFDFDPSDIDYLFLTHAHLDHIGRIPKLVKEGFNGAIYATSATRDLAEVILLDSAKIMKEDFKTNYRKALRRGKEKEVRAPLYEESDVEDAFSLAWHYPEYSAAFEPQKGVDVVYHNAGHILGSAFIEINYRENNVRQTIVFSGDIGNDNDMVLPPLEKCTHTNYLYVESTYGDRDHQSAEATVREFKQVIIDTLHEWGNVIIPSFAVERTQELLCILKEMYERKELPHCQIFLDSPMATRATDVYKKYSELLSERCQVGKEQKGTVFDFEPLVYTLDVEASKKINDVDRRAIIIAGSGMCTGGRILHHFKNRLWNRKNAVIFVGYQAQGTLGRHIVDGARWVKIYNEDILIKASVHTINGFSAHADQSAIIKWISRMDDLKTVYLIHGEKDKQVILRSVIENALSLKVHIVEPEEVIYL; encoded by the coding sequence ATGGCAACAGTAGTTTCTTACGGTGCAGCAGAGACAGTGACAGGTTCCTGTCACCTGCTAAGCATTGATGGCGGTCCGAACATATTGATCGATTGCGGTATGTTTCAGGGAAAAGAGGAAGAACGCAACTACGGTCCATTCGACTTTGATCCCTCTGATATCGATTATCTGTTTCTGACACACGCACACCTTGATCATATAGGACGTATTCCCAAACTGGTAAAAGAGGGCTTTAACGGTGCCATCTATGCTACCAGTGCGACGAGGGATCTTGCTGAAGTGATCCTGCTTGACAGTGCAAAGATTATGAAGGAAGATTTCAAGACAAACTATAGAAAAGCATTACGACGAGGAAAGGAGAAGGAGGTAAGAGCCCCTCTGTATGAAGAGAGTGATGTCGAAGATGCTTTCAGTCTTGCCTGGCACTATCCGGAATACAGTGCTGCCTTTGAACCGCAAAAGGGGGTGGATGTGGTTTATCATAATGCAGGACATATTCTCGGGTCGGCATTTATTGAGATCAACTATAGGGAAAACAATGTAAGGCAGACCATTGTCTTCTCCGGAGATATAGGAAATGACAATGATATGGTACTTCCGCCTCTGGAGAAATGTACCCACACCAATTATCTCTATGTTGAATCGACCTATGGTGACAGAGACCACCAAAGTGCAGAAGCCACGGTGAGAGAGTTCAAACAGGTGATCATCGATACACTTCATGAGTGGGGGAATGTTATTATACCTTCCTTTGCTGTGGAACGTACCCAGGAGCTGCTCTGTATTCTTAAAGAGATGTATGAGAGAAAAGAGCTGCCTCATTGCCAGATATTTCTTGACTCTCCTATGGCTACACGGGCAACAGATGTTTACAAAAAATATTCGGAACTTCTCAGTGAAAGGTGTCAGGTTGGCAAAGAACAAAAGGGCACAGTGTTCGATTTTGAGCCGCTGGTCTATACACTGGATGTGGAAGCATCAAAGAAGATCAATGATGTCGACAGGCGTGCTATTATTATTGCCGGAAGCGGTATGTGTACCGGCGGGCGTATCCTGCATCACTTCAAGAACCGTCTCTGGAACAGAAAAAATGCCGTTATCTTTGTAGGATATCAGGCACAGGGGACCCTTGGAAGACATATTGTAGATGGTGCCAGATGGGTAAAAATATATAACGAAGATATTCTTATCAAGGCATCTGTTCATACGATCAACGGTTTTTCAGCCCATGCCGACCAGAGTGCCATTATTAAATGGATCTCCCGGATGGATGATCTGAAAACAGTCTATCTCATTCATGGAGAGAAGGACAAACAGGTGATCTTGAGAAGTGTGATAGAGAATGCTTTAAGTCTGAAAGTACATATTGTTGAGCCTGAAGAGGTGATCTACCTGTAA
- a CDS encoding Na/Pi cotransporter family protein produces MDGLSLVIILKVTGGLGIFLLGMIIMTDGLRSLAGDRMRNLLMHFTRSPISGAATGAAVTAILQSSSATTVAAVGFVSAGLLAFPEALGIIFGANIGTTITGWMVVLFGFKLNLGTAVLPVIFIGAVLKLFFKKKLAATGYALAGFGLIFIGITFLQEGMSGFEGIITPENLPSHSFTGILKLVALGVITTVITQSSSAGVAATLTALFANTINFEQAAALIIGMDMGTTVTALLASIGGSANAKRTSLSHVIYNIFTAVMAVFLITPFVHLWEYIAPVPIVADAQIALVAFHTLFNTIGVLVILPFTHRFAMMMEKIIPPEKPKYTMKLDTKILEEANLALEAVRISIQNEFTALLEHINFILGDSKNGAKADLRMLQAALNETREYLDAIDLKQQDDAKWKELISLIHILDHLFRLYERCEEDAYRARVVQKSAELQEEHDLLIANNTEVIRALNSRNFSKAENVAKKSEEQIGRIVEPYRKEIARNMAEDKISMHMGTSKLEAVRWLVRVSHHISRIASHMKEAVFLTAK; encoded by the coding sequence ACCAGAAGTCCGATTTCAGGTGCTGCTACTGGTGCAGCTGTCACTGCGATACTGCAGTCCTCGAGTGCTACAACGGTTGCAGCGGTCGGCTTTGTCAGTGCAGGTCTCCTCGCCTTTCCTGAAGCACTGGGGATCATTTTCGGTGCAAATATAGGTACTACCATCACAGGCTGGATGGTCGTTCTTTTCGGCTTCAAACTCAACCTTGGCACTGCCGTTCTTCCCGTTATATTCATCGGTGCTGTACTTAAACTCTTTTTTAAGAAAAAGCTTGCTGCAACCGGTTATGCTCTGGCCGGATTTGGTCTTATTTTTATCGGGATCACTTTTTTACAGGAGGGGATGAGCGGTTTTGAAGGGATCATCACACCTGAAAACCTGCCTTCCCACTCTTTTACAGGCATACTAAAGTTAGTTGCGCTTGGGGTGATCACAACTGTGATCACCCAGTCTTCCAGTGCCGGAGTTGCCGCAACGCTGACCGCACTTTTTGCCAATACGATCAACTTTGAACAGGCTGCAGCACTTATCATAGGTATGGATATGGGAACCACAGTGACTGCACTTCTCGCTTCCATTGGCGGATCTGCAAATGCCAAAAGAACCAGTCTTTCACACGTTATCTATAATATTTTCACCGCAGTTATGGCTGTTTTTCTCATTACACCCTTTGTCCATCTGTGGGAGTACATTGCACCCGTGCCCATAGTTGCAGATGCCCAGATCGCACTGGTTGCTTTTCACACACTCTTCAATACGATAGGTGTACTGGTCATACTTCCCTTTACGCACAGATTTGCTATGATGATGGAGAAGATCATTCCCCCGGAAAAGCCGAAGTATACCATGAAACTGGATACAAAAATACTGGAAGAGGCCAATCTTGCATTGGAAGCTGTACGTATCTCCATACAGAATGAGTTCACTGCACTTTTAGAACATATCAACTTTATTCTGGGTGACTCCAAGAATGGGGCAAAAGCTGACTTGCGCATGCTCCAGGCAGCACTGAATGAGACACGGGAATATCTCGATGCTATCGACCTCAAACAGCAGGATGATGCAAAATGGAAAGAGCTTATCTCATTGATCCATATACTTGACCACCTGTTTCGTCTCTATGAACGCTGTGAGGAAGATGCCTACCGGGCAAGAGTCGTACAAAAATCTGCGGAGCTCCAAGAAGAACACGACCTTTTAATAGCAAACAATACAGAGGTCATCAGAGCATTAAACTCCAGGAACTTTTCAAAGGCAGAAAACGTTGCGAAAAAAAGTGAAGAACAGATCGGAAGAATAGTTGAACCGTACAGAAAAGAGATTGCCAGAAATATGGCGGAAGATAAGATCAGTATGCACATGGGCACTTCCAAGCTTGAAGCTGTCAGATGGCTTGTGCGTGTCAGCCATCATATTTCCAGAATTGCAAGCCATATGAAGGAAGCGGTGTTCCTGACCGCAAAATAA